The nucleotide sequence GAGACTAGATGCAGGAGGATATACAGAGAAATATGAACATTAAACCAGGATGCAGTAACCTTACTAGAGAAGAAGCCTCCTAGTCTGTTGCCAGAGGCTCTCAAGAGCAGTGCTGTAGGTGCTGTCTATGTGATAAAGATAGCTGTCAGCTGGATGGAAcatttttgcttctgaaaaaaagactAATTGGTTGCTAAAAATTCTTAGGTGTTAATACTTATTTAAATCTAGCCCAAGTCTGTGCCTCTGAGACAGCGGGTTCTGTTAGGTATTTTAAGAAACGCGGGGTTGGTACCGTCCTTGGGGAAGGCTGCTGTTGTGAATCAGTCCTGTTCTaacaacaaactttttttttctaattttaggaTACTTGTGAAAGATGGTCGATCGCTTGGCAAACAGTGAGGCAAATACTAGAAGAATAAGTATAGTGGAAAACTGCTTTGGAGCAGCTGGTCAACCTCTGACTATTCCTGGTCGTGTTCTGATCGGAGAGGGAGTACTAACAAAACTGTGTAGGAAGAAGCCCAAAGCGAGGCAGTTCTTCCTGTTCAATGACATTCTCGTTTACGGTAACATTGTCatccagaagaagaaatacaataaACAGCACATAATCCCGCTGGAAAACGTCACTATTGATTCCATCCAGGATGAGGGAGACTTACGGAACGGTTGGCTTATCAAGACACCAACAAAGTCTTTTGCAGTTTATGCTGCCACTGCTACAGAGAAGTCTGAGTGGATGAACCACATAAATAAGTGTGTTTCTGATCTGCTTTCCAAAAGTGGGAAGACTCCTAGCAATGAACATGCAGCTGTCTGGGTACCAGACTCGGAAGCCACTGTGTGCATGCGCTGTCAGAAAGCAAAATTTACACCCGTCAACCGTCGTCACCACTGTCGCAAGTGTGGCTTTGTTGTGTGCGGGCCTTGCTCTGAAAAGAGGTTTCTTCTCCCGAGCCAGTCTTCCAAGCCTGTGCGAATTTGCGACTTCTGCTATGATCTTCTTTCTACTGGGGAGATGTCTGCTTGTCAGTCCACTAGGTCAGACTCCTACAGCCAGTCACCTAAATCATCTTTAAATGATGtatctgatgatgatgatgatgaagacaGTAGTGATTAAGGACCAAATGTTTTTTCCATGTGTTGCAATTTGTGTTTCAAACCATATGGAGCTGCTTATGGGGAAGTCTGTAGTGAGGATCCTCAGAAAAGTCCTGTTCTAGCCATAAAATATGCCTGAATATCTTCAACTGCGATGTGCCTCAATCTATGAATTCTCTAGACAATAGTTTTTCCACTCCTCTGCAGGGATATAGACTGTTGCAAATGTTATCAGAATATTTTCCAACTTCTTGTACTTGAGTTGTGTCTAGGTTAGACTTTTTGTGGAAGGTTGGAGAATAAAATGTACTTTCTTAATTTAACAACTCATACTTCCTAATGCTTCATAACGATAtgttgtttttggggttttttcgaatATGGGGAAGAAAACTCTAAGCATGCATGGAACAGTGATGTTTTGGTTAATCCCTTAGACCATCTTGTTTTTCTAATCACGGTATATAGTAAGTTGAAAAGTGACATAACTTACAAACTTAATGTCACAAAACTTGGAAATTGTCTTGTTTTGCTCTTATTTATGACTTCCTATGCCAAGCAGTGCCTTGTACCAATTGTGCTGATTCAGGAAGAAACAAACCTATTCTGTGTCATCTGTATTTGCCTGATGCTGGTATCTGAGAGATTGTTGGTGCTATTGAAAATAACTGCTGTGTTCAAAGTGGAGTTTTGACAAGGTCATAACCGCATCCTGTGGTGGGTGATGGAGACCTGAATCACACGTCCTCACCTTTGCAGGCAGCCTGAAGACTCTGCAGATTCCTGCAGGCTTCAGTGGGGTTCTCCTTGCAGGACTTGCATTGCGGGTCAGGATCTTGAGATGAGAAGCTTAGGGTGACTCTTCATGGGGATTTATACGTAttcttttcagaacagtttctaAGTTTCAAATTTGGCAAATGCATACTGGAATTTTAGCTGGGTGATATAGCATTTGGATGTGATAGCCTATATATTTTTGGAAATAATTCTCCAAAATTACACTAAATTCTTTTCTAAAATGTTGGTGAGCGGGTTGGTGTttgttccctgcccccccccccccccccccgacttttattggcttgtttaaaaataaccttaTGTTTTGAACAAAAAGCCTGCAAGTATCCTTATAAAATTGGCTTTCCTTTTTACACAGCTGACCTCAGGATAAATGTGAGATGCAAGTTATTTAATTCTAAATGTATACCCAGGACCAAGAAAGATGTATTTAAGAACTATAATGAAATCATCAGTGCAGAAAATGTCTCTACCATagtattcatttttaataaactcttaaatacagaaatgtcATGTTCCCATATAAATGTAAAATTTAGACTTGCAAAGATGTTAAAccctcaaatactgtgtttctATATTTTTATAATGATAGCATCAATTTTGAAgcagaaaaatctctttgaaatagTTGTGTCAATATAGTAGCAACtgacttgaaacaaaaaaatgctgaacTTTTGTATCTCTAAGTGACAATTTCTGCACTGTTTGCCTTGGTTGGCCGTAATTGggttaaatatttatgaataaacAATCAATGCTGCATATTGCACTAGTCTCCCATTCTGTATGCTGTAAATGTCAGTTGTAACTTTTTTATAAAAACTAGCAGAGCACTTCAAAGCTGTAGCCTAGCCTTCCATGAGATTTCTGGTAGCTAAAGATGCACTCTCCATTAATAGTCTGCAATACGTTGCTTCAGGTGAAAATTGCGTTAATATTTTTAGCTTGGGCAGTTTCTAAAAATAAGGGTTTTTCTAAAAGCACTGAAGAGTATTTGATCTACtttgaaataaacataaaaaggggaaaatgcttTCTGATGGAGACTAGGGACCAGGAGGATTCTGTAAAGTTGCCAGATAAGCAATAAATGATTGTATATACTCAAAGACTAGCTGAAATAAGTAGTTACATGTACTTATTCCTTGAAAGATGAGGGAATAGTTACCTGCAGCAGGGGAAAACAGGCTATTCTGAGAAGGCACTTTCAGTGCTTACTTTTTGTACCTCTCTTACTCTATATTTCAGGAATGGAGACTTGTCAGATTCAGTTTTTCTACAGAATCAAAGTACAAAACTCCCTTGTACATACCTTCTAATGACTAACGATCATTTTCTTCCTGatgcaattttcttctttcttaagcTGTCAAATATTAACTTGTCTTGTTAAAGAGTCCATCCCCTTGTGTACTTTTCCCCGGGTTTCTATATGTTGTGCTTACTTTTCAGCACTTTTTAGGGGGTGGAAAGAGGGTTGCCAAGAGTTATATCATATCCTATATTTTGCAGAATGTTCTTGTACctatttcaaatgtctttttatcTGTGAATGAAACTTGCACTGTGCTGCACTGATCCCTGAAGCTGTAACCAAaccaatgtgtgtgtgtgggatttttcatctgaaattgATGTATGTGGTCCAAGCTTTTtgagaaagcattaaaaaaaaaaaaagtgtttcatggTAATACTCCTATCCCTCAGTGGTATTTGTTTAAAACTTTGCAAAATGGACTTAACATCAACTTCTCTTGTACTTAAAAAATTCGTGAAAGGGCTCGTTTCGTACTTTGTAATCTTGTtctgtcaaattattttatttacaaatatatggTGTAGCTTCAAGCCtatgtgtttaattttatttaactgcGGGCCTTCAAGGGTGACAGAAAATAGGACAGCTGTTTTTATCTTGACAAGTATTTTAGCAGCAAGTTTATTCACTGTCAGGAGGGATTAATAAACAGAGTATAAGCAGACAGGAGGAGATTTAAGACTAAATTGGAAATAAATGGAGTTATGGATTAAGAAGCCACTTACGCAGTTGGGTAACCGTTTAAAACAAGGATGACCAAAAGTGTTGCAAAGTTCGGATTTTGTTGGACCAGTGGCAGTTAAGCCACTGGAAGAGGCTGGAGGACCCTTCATGTGCAgtggggtgctgagcagcctAGCCCCAGTGCTGCAGGTCTCTGCTCCGGGCCCCGTCGAACCACCACTGGGGATGAGACTTCTCGTGGTATCAAACTGGAGAGTAACTTAGTAGTTTCCCAGTGCTTCTACACTCTTAAGATCTTAAAATAGTGATTAAATATGGTCAGTCTCTATGTAGTTTatgtactttttctgtttgtggtAGACTTGACCTGCTCTTTTTTGATAAGCTTTCCAAATCcaatgaaatgaaagcagcagcagtgcctgcagtGTCTCTCTTGCAAGGCTCTGCAGTCAGCTTCTGCTTCGTAGAAGACGCTATATTGGAGAAATAAGTACTTATTTGCTTTAGCTGAGTTCACATTTTGCACACTCTTTGCCAGTACTTCATAGTTCGTTTGCTGGAAATATTacaggaaagggaaaagtctCTTCTGAAGGTTTTAATTGAAGCCTACTAATTTTAGCCTCTGCACCTAAACTGCCATTGTTATTTTAAGATACTATAGactgttttcctttcaggtttGATGCAGCTGAACTTCCTATACCTAAGAACCGATCTGTGAGGGTGAAGCGCTGTTACTCTCTTTAAAGTTTAACAAAGTGGGCGAGTGGATTCATTAGCATTGAGCTTGCAGTGGGGGTTTTAAGGTCTCTTTGCTAACAGGCAGATTATGAAAATGACATGCAGAAACCTTGTATTTATGTGGGGATTTCCCCCTGGGGGGTACGCTTTAGCTAATATCTTAATGCAAATGAAACAGTGGTTATCATAGTTGCTGGTTAATGTTTAAGTGGAAGCAGATTATGGATTGTATtgtgatttttgtattttcctgtAATTTCCCTGAACTGGTAGAAGAATGCCTAGTTCTGTTAGCAGATAGAGCTGGAAAAGAGTCAAGAGTACCGATTGCTCCCCCACCCCTCACCCTCAGTAGCAAATTATTGTAGTAAATATTAGAAAGTGTCTTGGCTGTTTACTGCCTTTCATTTGATGAAATCTGAGCTGCTTGTTTGTGCCTGCAGCCGATCCCTTGCCAGCGCTGGCTCCCGTGACTCATCGGGTAGCCGGCACTCTCCGCTGGGAAGAATCTCTGCTCTGTTCCCTTGCTGTGATCGAGCTTGGAGCTGCTGGCGAGTGCGGCACAGCAGCGATGGGTCTGCTCTACAGTGATAGACAGCTCTACTGTACTGCATGTATCTGAAAATATTCTTAAGCTCAATCAGGAATAAGAAATCTGAACCTCAGTCTTCAGAGTAGAAATTCATTGCTTTCTAAATTTCTTCCTAGTTGTCTGTGAAGCACAACCTGTGCTCAGGGTAAAAATCAGAATGCTTCAGCTGCACTTGGACATACTTAGGATAAAAACTAACAATGGAAATTGATTGAATTGACAGTGAAATAATCTGTGAAGGAGCATGAAATATTTCAGGGTCACTCGGTGCATCTAATTTTGTTTAGCCCGCCTAAGTGGAATAATCTTTCCATTGGGATGAAGTTTTACATTTATGAAACTTGCAGTTACTTGTATCTAGTATTTTAAGAAACTTTGTCCGGGGTTAAGTTCTGCAAGCATAAAAACTACCAAATAACAGCCACAGCAAAACATAAGGGGATGCAAATAGACCATCATGATTCCACCCTCCCTGTTCAGGGTCATTCTCAGTTACACAGAGGGTAACTGGATTGAATGGTAAGAACATATCTAAAAGAAACCTTCTTTAGAAATCCTTTTACACAAGATGATAGCCCCAGCCTAAGTAGTGTTCAGGCAGGAGAGCAAGAGCTCCTTTTATTTAGATGTTCTGAGGCATAACGCTAATGTATTCAAGGGCTTAAATCTTCAAGATTTCAAGATCTTCAAGAGCATCTGTTGACCTTTCCTAGGTAGTCTTGTTTGCAGATGAAAAGTAGATGTGGTCAGCTCTATTACGGGTGTGAGTGGCTTGCTAGCAATTCATTTTAGCTTCTGGCTAGACTTACTCTTTAGAGTTTTCTCTCCAAAAGCTGTTGCCTGTATACAAATTTAATTGTTGTAGTAAGAGTTAGGGTTTTGCTGGCTGCTTTTTATAGAACCTGGTGCTGCTGTTGAGCACTTCTAACCTGTGAGCTTGTAATGGGTTTGCATAACATCAGCAGTCTCTGAGAATGCTGTCTAGCAACAAAGGAAGGGGATGTGCTTGGTCTGCTTGAAAGAGCAGTTGGTTTCTTCTGGTACCTGTTTGCCCCAGTCCAGGTTTCTGCTGTCTCCAGAATGACAGCTTCAAAAGGAGCCAGGACACCTgcttctatatatataaaaatatataggtagagtaatttcctttcttccccacctGGCTTGCTTCATACTTGCTTTATCAGGGTATTACCCTGGAGGATAAGATGAATAACTAAGGGCTGAGGCTGCCTCTCCTGTCTGACAAGGATGATGTGAGCACTGTCGTGGTGTTACCATGGGTTGTGGGATGTATACATGTGTGCCAGGAATAAGGAAGGCAACAGAACTAATTGCTACACTGAGAAAACGAACATGCTAGTAAATTAACATTGGAAGGAAAGACCTGGTCTCTCAGTCTATTGAGAGCATGCAAAGTGGTGTGGAGCTTACTGCCAGGTGCAGAAGGAAAGGCAACCAGCTTCAGTGAGACTGGGCCTTAGAGGACCTGTAGTCTGCTCTGtggcttttcttctgaaactgaagttactattaaaaaaagaaaaaagaagaaaataagaaaaagaaaaaaagaaagacagtctGTAATAGGTCTGTAACAGTATTACTCATTGTGTGCATCTGACCTGACCTTTATTATATATAACCTGGCATTTTGAATAGAGGAGTCTTAAAGGTCGGAAGGACCAAGCTGGTTTTTAAACAAGAGAGTCGTATAATGTTTTTAACAGCACTGAAACAGTAGCCTATGAGAGGAGGAACACTTGAAAAAGCCCATTTTGAATATGTTTCTCTTTTGGCTTTTAGCGATGGATATAGCTCCTCTCTTATGAGATCCCTGGAAGCAGAGGATAGTTACCCTCTGTTGGGGTGCTGGCTTCCTACTGTTTGTAGTGCACGAAATGAAAAGGGTTTGTTACCTCCCTTAATGGAAGCTAAATATGAGAAGTCCAAGAAAAACTCTTCTTTTTGtaaataaacacattttacttGTTGCAGGAAATACTTGACAAGATTCAAACGAGCACAGTGCAGTTGTGCTCATGCCTAAAACAAAGCAGCCCCCATGTGCCGTGTAGTGGAAGCTGGTGGCTTCAGGCTTACAGGTGATGACAGCACGTCTTGAGCAACGGATGAGTACAATGCTACTAGGGTTCCTGTCACCCGTTGTTCCAAGGGACAGGAACaatttgggaaggaaaaacagtTACTACTGTCGCTGGTCAGCATGTACAAATTAATACTGAAAAGTGCCATGTGTGATCCTTAGTGGCTGCAGACGTCAGAGGCTCCTTTGCTGTAGATTTGGAGACACGTAACTTTCTGCCACACTGTCCCAAAACCACACATGGGGAGGGAACCATGCCTCGTCTGAAATGCCCTGTGCCTGCCCGCCCTGGAACGGGGTGCCCAGCATGCTTGGCTGCTCTTACAGCAGCTCTACAAAAACGCTGGGAGCTCTTTTGCTGCCCAGCTGTGCCCCTGCAAACCCCACCTGAGGGGGCCAGGTAGGTCAGAGCTGGTGAGGGGGTGTGGGGAGGATCGCCCCAGGGTACAGACGGGTTCGGGTGAAGCTTGCAGTTCGTTAGTCGAGCGAGTACAGAGACTGCAATCTGCTCATAGCAGCAAGCATCAGCACGTCTTGTGCGTGTCGCCTGGCTTTGGTCGGGTAGGTGGGGCTCGGCAATGAATACCTGGCACTGAAGCTGCTGCCTAAGAAGCTTTATCTGCAGTTTCTGTCTTAGATCCAGCACTCTTTGGCGGTACCTGTGTTAAGAGGCTGTTTCGGTTGTGTCAGAAGAGCGTCAGAGGTGCACGTAGTTGTCCTCCTGCTTGTGCCATCGTCATTGCCTGGCGTACAAGGTGACTCGTGCCCGAGGCCAGCTTCTGTCCCTGATGGTTTTGTGGCTGATGCTATTCATTACAGCACGTGGTGGCAACCTAAGAAGAGTTAAAAGGGAGCTTGTTGATCTACAGAATGTACATGACGTGGTTGCCTGCAGTAGCAAGGGACCAACAGGGCCGTGCAAGGTCCCCGCTTCTGCTCCTCTGTCCTGTGGGCTGTCAGACCATTGACGTTAGGCCAGGACTGACCTGACTCCTTGGCTGTAGAAAACTCTGTGAGCTGTTCTTTTGGCCTTGCTGTACTCGTGTAaattgggaggggaaggaaaacggtgcctgcctgcctgcctcctgtgTGAAGTCACAGGGTGGCTGAGGCTGGcaggatctctggaggtcatctgctctaacctgctgctcaagcagggccaccgaGAGCCAGTTTCTCAGGAACacgtccaggcagcttttgaatgtttccagggatggagactccacaacctccctggacaacctgtgccagtgcttggtcaccctcacagtgaaaaccTCTTTCCTGACGTCCAGAGGGaaattcctgtgtttcagtgtgtgccccttgcctctggtcctgttactgggcaccactgaaaagggcctggctctgtcctctttgcaccttcccttcaggtatttacacaTATTGACGAGGTTCCCCTTGAGCctactcttctccaggctgaacattcccagctccctcagcctttcctcataggagaggtgctctggtGCCTtcatcatccttgtggcccttcattggactctcccAGGATGtccgtgtctttcctgtactggggagcccagaactggacccagcactccacccgtggcctcatcagtgctgagcagaggggaaggatcacctccctgaCCTGCTGGCAGTATTTTCCCTCATGCAGCTGGGGATACTGTTAGCTTGCTTTGCTGCGAGGGCGTATTTCTGCCTCATGTAAGTTGGATCATAAAGTGCTGCTTTACATCTATAAACTTTTGGTAacttgtttctttatttcagttttgttggTCCCCCCTGTGTTGTTGTgttctgccttcccctcccccgcccccccccaaaaaaaaaaaagagaaaaagagaaagcttgAATTTTTATGGTTTTGGAAAGATGGAGGAAGAGATTCTAGAAGTTGCtggtgttttctttatttgtatcCAGGTTTTTCACACAAGGATGTTTCCCTTCCCCTGTTGCCATCCCTTTGCTCTGCCATGCATTCTCACCCATACTGTGCTGCTTTCTAGGTGGGAGAACTGTTATCCAACCTCCTAAGTACTTCTCTGTTTTCTAGCAGAAGTGCTGACATGGGTTTGATTCGGCCTTGCCAGCATAGCACAATGATT is from Accipiter gentilis chromosome 2, bAccGen1.1, whole genome shotgun sequence and encodes:
- the PLEKHF2 gene encoding pleckstrin homology domain-containing family F member 2, coding for MVDRLANSEANTRRISIVENCFGAAGQPLTIPGRVLIGEGVLTKLCRKKPKARQFFLFNDILVYGNIVIQKKKYNKQHIIPLENVTIDSIQDEGDLRNGWLIKTPTKSFAVYAATATEKSEWMNHINKCVSDLLSKSGKTPSNEHAAVWVPDSEATVCMRCQKAKFTPVNRRHHCRKCGFVVCGPCSEKRFLLPSQSSKPVRICDFCYDLLSTGEMSACQSTRSDSYSQSPKSSLNDVSDDDDDEDSSD